From the genome of Rhodothermales bacterium, one region includes:
- a CDS encoding TlpA disulfide reductase family protein, translating into MIRALLLTLFLAGCAPSAETPPVPPAATPAAAVASTIGGPAPDIAFAGLAGDTLRLNDYRGKVILVNFWATWCAPCREEIPDLIALQDKLGSEDFVVLGVASILYDEDAAEVSAFVAEHGMHYPIVLDKGPAGTAFGGVFALPTTYIIDRDFTLRQRTIGLPDQSLEPFLAELIAAD; encoded by the coding sequence ATGATTCGAGCCCTGTTACTGACCCTCTTTCTCGCCGGCTGCGCCCCATCCGCCGAGACCCCGCCGGTCCCCCCGGCCGCTACACCCGCCGCGGCGGTCGCGTCCACCATCGGAGGGCCTGCGCCGGATATCGCCTTTGCGGGTCTGGCCGGCGACACCCTGCGCCTCAACGACTACCGCGGCAAGGTGATCCTGGTCAATTTCTGGGCGACCTGGTGCGCACCGTGTCGGGAGGAGATTCCGGACCTGATCGCACTGCAAGATAAGCTCGGGTCGGAAGATTTTGTCGTCCTGGGGGTCGCTTCCATCCTGTACGACGAAGACGCCGCCGAAGTGAGCGCCTTCGTGGCGGAGCATGGCATGCATTACCCCATCGTGCTGGACAAAGGGCCGGCCGGCACCGCATTTGGAGGCGTCTTCGCCCTTCCGACGACGTATATCATCGATCGCGACTTCACCCTGCGCCAGCGTACGATCGGCCTGCCCGACCAGAGCCTGGAGCCATTTCTCGCCGAATTGATCGCCGCCGACTGA